From a region of the Stenotrophomonas sp. BIO128-Bstrain genome:
- the mltB gene encoding lytic murein transglycosylase B, translating into MIRRSLACMLTLGLVACATQPQTPSPTPQASGVPVTPAPGSKGPAEAAPEAAGANAAPVDLTPVPFEVARANFVRDTAARYGIPAAQIEATLAQAQIRDPIIAAMSRPAERVKPWNEYRPMFISQARIEGGKKFLAQHRDELMRVQQRTGVPAEVIVAIIGVETSYGGNTGNYRVLDALYTLAFKYPRSGDPAKLEREVRRELFFRDELSRLFALTRDEKLDITAIKGSYAGAMGMGQFMPSSYLDYAVDGNGDGRRDLFNSYDDVFSSIANYFVKKGGWVRGGPVAVPATLQAGREEFNPTEWAPTWTLSQLAQRGYQPSVPVAAGLTATPITLEGSTGKQYWLGFQNYYAITRYNLSKMYAMAVYQLSQAIAGQELPPA; encoded by the coding sequence ATGATTCGACGCTCCCTGGCCTGCATGCTCACGCTCGGTTTGGTCGCTTGTGCGACCCAGCCGCAGACTCCTTCACCGACGCCGCAGGCCTCGGGTGTTCCCGTCACGCCGGCCCCGGGCAGCAAGGGTCCGGCCGAAGCTGCCCCGGAGGCAGCCGGAGCCAACGCCGCCCCGGTGGATCTGACCCCGGTGCCCTTCGAGGTGGCCCGCGCCAACTTCGTGCGCGATACCGCCGCCCGTTACGGCATTCCGGCCGCGCAGATCGAGGCGACACTGGCCCAGGCGCAGATCCGTGATCCGATCATCGCCGCGATGTCGCGCCCGGCCGAGCGGGTCAAACCGTGGAACGAGTACCGGCCGATGTTCATCAGCCAGGCGCGGATCGAGGGCGGAAAGAAATTCCTCGCCCAGCACCGCGATGAGTTGATGCGCGTGCAGCAGCGCACCGGCGTCCCGGCAGAGGTGATCGTGGCGATCATCGGCGTGGAAACCAGCTACGGCGGCAATACCGGCAACTACCGCGTGCTCGATGCGCTGTACACACTGGCCTTCAAGTACCCGCGCAGCGGCGACCCGGCCAAGCTTGAACGTGAAGTGCGCCGCGAGCTGTTCTTCCGCGACGAGCTCTCGCGCCTGTTCGCGCTGACCCGCGATGAAAAGCTGGACATCACCGCGATCAAGGGCAGCTACGCCGGCGCGATGGGCATGGGCCAGTTCATGCCCTCCAGCTATCTGGACTATGCGGTGGACGGCAACGGCGATGGCCGCCGCGATCTGTTCAACAGCTACGACGACGTGTTCTCGTCGATCGCCAATTACTTCGTCAAGAAGGGCGGTTGGGTCCGTGGTGGCCCGGTGGCCGTGCCGGCCACACTGCAGGCCGGTCGCGAGGAATTCAATCCGACCGAATGGGCGCCGACCTGGACGCTGTCGCAGCTGGCCCAGCGGGGGTACCAGCCCAGCGTGCCGGTCGCCGCGGGCCTGACCGCCACCCCGATCACCCTGGAAGGCAGCACCGGCAAGCAGTACTGGCTGGGCTTCCAGAACTACTACGCCATTACCCGCTACAACCTCTCGAAAATGTATGCGATGGCCGTGTACCAGCTGTCCCAGGCCATTGCTGGACAGGAGTTGCCGCCGGCATGA